One Pseudomonas entomophila genomic window carries:
- a CDS encoding purine-cytosine permease family protein, protein MSSKPVIERRSIDYIPESERHGRVYSQFTLWLGANLQITAIVTGALAVVLGGDVFWSLIGLLIGQLAGGTVMALHAAQGPRLGLPQMISSRVQFGVYGAAIPMALVCLMYLGFTATGTVLSGQAIGQLLSVSDSTGILIFAGVIVLATLAGYRVIHWIGRLASVLGIIAFIYLFSRILMLADIGQLLDNRHFSWGSFLLAVSLAASWQIAFGPYVADYSRYLPSSTSPVKTFLAAGLGSVIGAQASMVLGVFAAAIAGGQFSGREVAYIVGLGGAGTTAALLYFCIAFGKVTISTLNSYGSFMCIATIISGFRGHLHISRLQRLVFVLAIVGAATLVALLGQHSFLSAFKSFILFLLTFFVPWSAVNLVDYYFITKERYDIPALADPNGRYGRWNWPGITVYTFGVLVQMPFIDTKLYTGPMVAHLGGVDVSWLIGLVVPSVLYYCVARRRAGEAPLHIIVPEVR, encoded by the coding sequence ATGTCCAGCAAACCTGTAATCGAGCGGCGCTCGATCGACTACATCCCCGAGTCTGAACGCCATGGACGGGTGTACAGCCAATTCACCTTGTGGCTGGGAGCCAACCTGCAGATCACCGCGATCGTCACCGGCGCACTGGCGGTGGTGTTGGGCGGCGATGTGTTCTGGTCGCTGATCGGCCTGCTGATCGGGCAACTGGCCGGCGGCACGGTGATGGCCCTGCACGCCGCCCAAGGGCCGCGCCTGGGGCTGCCGCAGATGATTTCCAGCCGGGTGCAGTTCGGTGTCTATGGCGCGGCCATACCCATGGCCCTGGTGTGCCTGATGTACCTGGGCTTCACCGCCACCGGCACGGTGCTTTCCGGCCAGGCCATCGGCCAGTTGCTCAGCGTCAGCGACAGCACCGGCATCCTGATCTTCGCCGGGGTGATCGTGCTGGCCACGTTGGCCGGCTACCGGGTGATCCACTGGATCGGGCGCCTGGCCAGCGTGCTGGGGATCATCGCCTTCATCTATCTGTTCAGCCGCATCCTGATGCTCGCCGACATCGGCCAGTTGCTCGACAACCGCCATTTCAGCTGGGGCAGCTTCCTGCTCGCGGTGTCGCTGGCGGCGTCCTGGCAGATCGCCTTCGGCCCCTACGTGGCCGACTACTCGCGCTACCTGCCCAGCAGCACGTCGCCCGTGAAGACCTTTCTCGCCGCCGGCCTGGGCTCGGTGATCGGCGCCCAGGCCTCGATGGTCCTCGGCGTGTTCGCCGCCGCCATTGCCGGCGGCCAGTTCTCAGGGCGCGAAGTGGCCTATATCGTCGGCCTGGGCGGTGCCGGCACCACCGCGGCGCTGCTGTATTTCTGCATCGCCTTCGGCAAGGTGACCATCTCCACGCTCAACAGCTACGGCAGCTTCATGTGCATCGCCACGATCATCAGCGGTTTCCGTGGCCACCTGCACATCAGCCGCCTGCAGCGCCTGGTGTTCGTGCTGGCGATCGTCGGCGCGGCGACCCTGGTCGCCCTGCTCGGCCAGCATTCGTTCCTCAGTGCGTTCAAGTCGTTCATCCTGTTCCTGCTGACCTTCTTCGTGCCCTGGAGCGCGGTCAACCTGGTGGATTACTACTTCATCACCAAGGAGCGCTACGACATTCCGGCGCTGGCCGACCCCAACGGCCGCTACGGGCGCTGGAACTGGCCGGGGATCACGGTCTACACCTTTGGCGTGCTGGTGCAGATGCCCTTCATCGACACCAAGCTGTACACCGGGCCCATGGTCGCGCACCTGGGTGGCGTGG
- a CDS encoding EamA family transporter, whose translation MPLKDLLIALVVIIAWGVNFVVIKVGLDGLPPMLLGALRFLLVAFPAVLLVKRPNLPWRWLIAYGATISLGQFAFLFQAMYSGMPPGLASLVLQSQAFFTLGFAALFLGERLRLASVLGLLVAASGLAVIGSENSSHVPLIALLLTLCGGAMWGMGNIITRRFGKVDLVALVIWGGLIPPLPFLALSWWLEGPERIGHALANISWSSVLALLYLAFVATMVGYSLWSTLLSRHPAGKVAPFSLLVPVIGLSSSAVLLGERLSTAQCWGALLVMLGLLINVFGPRLGQRLRAATAH comes from the coding sequence ATGCCACTCAAGGACCTGCTGATCGCCCTGGTGGTGATCATCGCCTGGGGCGTCAACTTCGTGGTCATCAAGGTTGGCCTCGATGGCCTGCCGCCCATGTTGCTGGGGGCGTTGCGCTTTCTGCTGGTGGCCTTCCCGGCGGTCTTGCTGGTCAAGCGGCCGAACCTGCCCTGGCGCTGGTTGATCGCTTATGGCGCGACGATCTCCCTGGGCCAGTTCGCCTTCCTTTTCCAGGCGATGTACAGCGGCATGCCACCGGGGCTGGCCTCGCTGGTGCTGCAATCCCAGGCGTTCTTCACCCTGGGTTTCGCCGCGCTGTTCCTCGGTGAACGGCTGCGCCTGGCCAGTGTGCTGGGGTTGCTGGTGGCGGCCAGCGGGCTGGCGGTGATCGGTAGCGAGAACAGCAGCCACGTGCCCTTGATCGCCTTGCTGCTGACCCTGTGTGGCGGCGCCATGTGGGGCATGGGCAACATCATTACCCGGCGCTTCGGCAAGGTCGACCTGGTGGCCCTGGTGATCTGGGGCGGGCTGATTCCGCCCTTGCCATTCCTGGCGCTGTCCTGGTGGCTGGAAGGGCCGGAGCGGATTGGCCATGCCCTGGCGAACATCAGCTGGAGCTCGGTGCTGGCGCTCCTCTACCTGGCCTTTGTCGCCACCATGGTCGGCTACAGCCTGTGGAGCACGCTGCTGTCGCGGCACCCGGCGGGCAAGGTGGCGCCGTTCTCGTTGCTGGTGCCGGTGATCGGCCTGAGTTCTTCCGCTGTGCTGCTGGGGGAGCGCCTGAGCACGGCGCAGTGCTGGGGGGCGTTGCTGGTGATGCTGGGGTTGCTGATCAACGTGTTCGGGCCACGCCTGGGGCAGCGGCTGCGCGCCGCCACCGCCCACTGA
- a CDS encoding YbjQ family protein gives MIISTTSQLEGRPVAEYLGVVSAESVQGINFVRDFFARFRDFFGGRSQTLESALKEAREQATEELKARARQLQADAVVGVDFEISMPSVQGGMVVVFATGTAVRLK, from the coding sequence ATGATCATCAGCACCACCAGCCAGCTTGAAGGCCGCCCCGTCGCCGAGTACCTCGGCGTGGTCAGCGCCGAATCGGTGCAGGGGATCAACTTCGTGCGCGATTTCTTCGCACGCTTTCGCGACTTCTTCGGCGGCCGTTCGCAGACCCTGGAGAGCGCACTGAAGGAGGCCCGCGAGCAGGCCACCGAGGAACTCAAGGCGCGGGCACGGCAGTTGCAAGCCGACGCCGTGGTGGGTGTGGACTTCGAGATCAGCATGCCGTCGGTGCAAGGTGGCATGGTCGTGGTCTTCGCCACCGGCACGGCGGTGCGCTTGAAGTGA